One window of Papaver somniferum cultivar HN1 chromosome 9, ASM357369v1, whole genome shotgun sequence genomic DNA carries:
- the LOC113313123 gene encoding cytochrome P450 71B10-like — protein MESVDRTSFWLLPSLSFLLPLLLTLLFMLIRKPRNKQRLKFPPGPSKLPIIGNFHQLGELPHISLCELSRKYGPVMLLHLGNVPTLAISSAEDAKEILKTHDLEFCSRPRLVGPKRLSYNFLDIAFSPYGEYWREIRKVCVHELFSAKRVQSFGALRSEEVAVMIKSISKAADSGTQIDIFQKLLSFTDQTVCKVAFGKTYEREEFGSGRFQHLLSEAVAMLGSFSAADFFPKVGWVIDRLTGLHRRLEKSFHGLDTFYQEIIDEHLDPQRTNPDHDDIVDVLLKLEKDRLSSIRLTKDHIKAVLMNVILAGIDTSAVTMDWAMAELMRSPESMKKAQDEIRTYVGSEGKIDEEDLDHLPYLKMVVKETLRLHPPGPLLLPRESMQLSKISGYDVLPKTRVLINAWAIGRNPDYWEKPDEFSPERFTDSDIDFRGQSYELLPFGGGRRGCPGINMGIAMVELALANLLYFFRWELPKGMKIGDINMKESFGLTVHKKSALYLVPIKHIYS, from the exons ATGGAGTCTGTAGATAGAACTTCATTTTGGCTACTACCTTCCctttcatttcttcttcctcttcttctcacCCTACTTTTCATGCTTATACGTAAGCCCAGGAATAAACAAAGACTCAAGTTCCCTCCTGGCCCTTCTAAGCTTCCCATCATTGGAAATTTTCATCAACTTGGTGAACTGCCTCACATTTCTTTATGTGAACTCTCAAGGAAATATGGTCCGGTCATGCTTTTGCATCTCGGCAACGTACCAACGCTTGCAATCTCATCGGCCGAAGATGCAAAAGAAATCTTGAAAACACATGACCTTGAGTTTTGCAGTAGACCACGTTTGGTTGGTCCGAAACGCCTTAGTTACAACTTCTTAGATATTGCGTTTTCGCCTTACGGAGAGTACTGGAGAGAGATTCGAAAAGTATGCGTTCATGAACTCTTTAGTGCGAAGAGAGTTCAATCATTTGGAGCTTTGAGATCAGAAGAGGTTGCAGTTATGATTAAATCTATATCGAAAGCCGCTGATTCTGGCACACAAATTGATATCTTTCAGAAGCTGTTATCTTTTACTGATCAAACTGTTTGTAAAGTTGCTTTTGGCAAGACTTACGAAAGAGAAGAATTTGGCAGTGGTAGATTTCAGCATCTCCTGTCCGAAGCCGTGGCTATGCTGGGTAGTTTCAGTGCAGCTGATTTTTTCCCTAAAGTAGGCTGGGTTATTGACAGACTCACCGGACTGCACCGAAGACTTGAGAAGAGCTTCCATGGTTTGGACACTTTCTATCAGGAAATCATCGATGAACATCTAGATCCGCAGAGAACAAATCCAGACCATGACGACATCGTAGATGTTCTGCTCAAACTAGAAAAGGATCGGCTCAGTTCCATTCGTCTCACGAAAGACCATATCAAGGCAGTTCTTATG AATGTTATTCTTGCTGGAATCGACACATCTGCAGTTACCATGGATTGGGCAATGGCGGAACTGATGCGAAGTCCTGAATCAATGAAAAAAGCACAAGACGAGATAAGGACCTACGTAGGGAGTGAAGGGAAAATAGACGAAGAAGATCTCGATCATCTTCCGTATCTTAAAATGGTAGTGAAAGAGACACTAAGACTTCACCCACCTGGTCCGCTATTGCTCCCACGAGAAAGTATGCAACTAAGTAAAATCAGTGGATATGACGTCCTACCAAAAACCAGGGTGCTCATAAATGCATGGGCAATTGGGAGGAATCCTGATTATTGGGAAAAACCAGATGAATTCTCCCCTGAGAGATTCACGGATAGTGACATTGATTTCAGAGGACAATCTTACGAGCTCTTACCATTTGGAGGAGGCCGAAGGGGATGCCCGGGAATTAACATGGGAATTGCAATGGTGGAGCTTGCGCTCGCGAATCTATTGTACTTTTTTCGTTGGGAATTGCCAAAAGGAATGAAGATAGGAGACATAAACATGAAGGAATCGTTCGGACTTACTGTCCACAAGAAATCTGCTCTTTACCTTGTGCCGATCAAACATATATACAGTTGA